The following proteins are encoded in a genomic region of Oncorhynchus keta strain PuntledgeMale-10-30-2019 chromosome 8, Oket_V2, whole genome shotgun sequence:
- the LOC118386964 gene encoding adhesion G protein-coupled receptor F5-like codes for MASPKTVWYLSVLLVFCSRLEKQDCLETPNVTSEESPTDGSQVPSREKREVTATIYEKVGEVEFDVYNISLEIIHYLKLHVKSVTYPILISSVLNVTDINITTECSSDPSGFRCRCEDQYSWSCDQCSSNVSCDEIVDGKTCGCLNDYPSDGKFCQPITNLTACSSPTTTAEPSTTYGEIIEIELDMTDISATLIDVLRASVNGLTYPVLISKVLSVTEVNFTTACYPNSTCRCEDQYGWSCDQCLSYGSCDNITDDSCGCIKAIPPYGPFCQPITNLTACPIPSPTPAKKYTESSTTTTTPSSTTSIPTTKQSIASSATPTTPSENTLNLQFTMDITFESIFNDVNSAMFKDINQTIVDIYKRNMRGFISAKLNRLKSGSVIADFTVITTIVDNVEIAKAKADIVSTLGEKYNIKFICLNDAIFGNGQVNEKVVVYCKPDEMGQKTAICRGNGSFSNRVDNCVLKEIDKLFSISQALVGTGLPVFLERLRNSTFDLLGRIVASPATISTVVNILKNVANVSRSTPINKPLMTNFLETAGVLTSNGSKASWDVLNSNLSKSESSAFLGTVETLSNFLTDDFFDIETPSIFLNKTTVNNLLNLNSSVLIDIPASEASFNSITIITFDSLDNVLPARNSSSLNNSVNTINGKVVLVKVNGTIKNVTFSFDVLNKALANPQCVFWNFNLFDGLGGWDDKGCELQSEKNGTVTCHCNHLTSFSILMSPSIPAVLRVALEFITYIGVGISMGCLVVCLIIEMLVWNAVTGNNTSYMRHVSIVNIAVSLLIADIWFIIGAAISDNEKKDLPACSTATFFIHFFYLALFFWMFVSGLLLLYRTVMVFSHMSKPAMLAFSFSLGYGAPLIIAVITIAVTAPGKQYIRDNDGVCWLNWTESKALLAFVIPALTIVVINLLILIVVLFKMLRRGVGDVTQPDERNALVVIARCLAILTPFFGTTWGLGVGTMTTPNNLGIHIVFAIFNSLQGLFILVFGTLLDKKIREALTGRSQVSSNRTRSTSAATSSSGGLGFFRIRRRNVFNVSAAPTSSTTGGS; via the exons ATGGCCTCACCAAAGACAGTTTGGTACTTAAGTGTCCTCTTGGTATTTTGCTCTCGTCTGGAAAAACAAGATTGCTTGGAAACTCCAAATGTAACATCAGAG GAATCACCCACTGATGGATCACAAGTTCCTTCTAGAGAAAAGCGAGAGG TGACAGCAACCATCTATGAGAAAGTTGGTGAAGTTGAGTTTGACGTCTATAATATTTCACTTGAAATCATACATTACCTAAAGCTCCATGTGAAAAGTGTCACCTACCCCATCCTGATCTCCAGTGTGTTAAATGTAACAGACATAAACATTACTACTG AATGCTCCTCAGACCCCAGTGGATTCAGGTGCAGGTGTGAGGACCAGTATAGTTGGTCATGTGACCAGTGTTCCTCCAATGTGTCCTGTGATGAGATCGTTGATGGCAAAACATGTGGATGTCTCAATGACTATCCTTCTGATGGAAAGTTCTGTCAGCCAATCACAA ATCTTACTGCTTGTTCAAGTCCAACTACAACAGCAG AGCCATCAACCACTTATGGGGAAATTATTGAAATTGAGTTGGACATGACAGATATTTCAGCTACATTGATAGATGTACTTAGGGCAAGTGTGAATGGCCTGACCTACCCTGTCCTGATCTCCAAGGTGTTAAGTGTAACAGAGGTGAACTTCACTACTG CATGCTACCCAAACAGCACATGCAGGTGTGAGGATCAGTATGGTTGGTCATGTGACCAGTGTCTCTCTTATGGATCCTGTGACAACATCACTGATGACTCCTGTGGATGTATCAAAGCCATTCCTCCTTATGGACCGTTTTGTCAGCCAATCACAA ATCTGACGGCTTGTCCAATACCATCTCCAACACCAG CAAAAAAGTACACAGAAAGTTCAACAACTACAACGACACCCTCCAGTACTACATCAA TACCAACAACAAAACAGTCAATAGCAAGTTCAGCAACTCCAACGACGCCCTCCG AAAACACACTGAACCTACAATTTACTATGGACATCACCTTTGAGTCCATCTTTAATGATGTAAATAGTGCAATGTTCAAAGATATTAATCAAACT ATCGTAGACATATATAAGAGAAACATGCGAGGCTTCATATCAGCAAAGTTAAATCGTTTAAA GAGTGGAAGTGTTATTGCAGATTTTACTGTTATAACAACAATTGTCGATAATGTGGAAATTGCAAAAGCAAAAGCGGATATTGTCTCAACACTTGGAGAAAAATATAACATAA AGTTTATCTGCTTGAATGATGCGATCTTTGGCAATGGACAAGTTAATGAAAAAGTTGTAGTTTACTGCAAACCGGATGAAATGGGTCAGAAGACTGCCATTTGTCGAGGAAATGGCTCGTTTTCAAATCGTGTGGACAACTGTGTCTTAAAAGAAATTGATAAACTGTTTTCTATATCTCAG GCTTTAGTGGGGACTGGTCTTCCAGTCTTTTTGGAAAGACTCCGCAACAGCACTTTTGACCTCCTAGGTAGAATAGTTGCATCACCTGCAACTATTTCTACTGTTGTTAATATTCTTAAAAATGTTGCAAATGTGTCCCGAAGTACCCCAATAAACAAACCATTGATGACG AATTTCCTGGAAACGGCAGGTGTACTTACTTCCAATGGATCAAAAGCTTCCTGGGATGTTCTAAACAGCAACCTCAGCAAAAGCGAAAGCTCAGCCTTTCTGGGCACCGTTGAAACACTTTCCAATTTCCTTACCGATGACTTTTTTGACATAGAAACGCCaagcatttttttaaacaaaaccaCAGTCAACAACTTATTAAATTTAAACTCGTCTGTTCTGATAGACATACCGGCATCTGAAGCTTCCTTCAATTCAATCACCATAATAACATTTGACTCCTTGGATAATGTTTTACCTGCGAGAAACAGTAGCAGTCTGAACAACAGTGTCAACACCATCAACGGAAAAGTGGTTCTGGTGAAGGTGAATGGCACAATCAAGAATGTGACGTTCAGTTTTGACGTACTGAACAAGGCACTGGccaatcctcaatgtgttttctGGAACTTCAACCTTTTTGACGGCCTTGGAGGATGGGATGATAAAGGATGTGAACTGCAGTCTGAAAAGAATGGCACTGTCACCTGTCACTGTAATCATCTGACCTCCTTCTCCATTTTGATGTCGCCTTCCATTCCAGCTGTGTTGCGTGTCGCTTTGGAATTTATCACTTACATTGGAGTTGGCATATCAATGGGTTGCTTGGTCGTGTGTCTCATCATTGAGATGTTGGTATGGAATGCTGTGACTGGAAACAACACATCTTACATGCGTCATGTCTCTATAGTGAACATCGCCGTTTCCCTTCTGATTGCTGACATTTGGTTCATTATTGGTGCAGCAATTTCCGACAATGAAAAAAAAGATCTACCTGCGTGTTCCACAGCAACATTTTTCATCCACTTTTTCTACCTGGCTCTGTTTTTCTGGATGTTTGTCTCAGGCCTTTTGCTGCTCTACCGGACTGTCATGGTGTTCTCTCACATGTCTAAACCAGCAATGTTGGCCTTCAGTTTTTCTTTGGGCTATGGAGCTCCCCTCATCATTGCTGTCATAACTATCGCAGTGACAGCCCCAGGGAAACAATACATCAGAGATAATGATGGGGTTTGCTGGCTCAACTGGACAGAGTCAAAGGCCCTTCTGGCTTTTGTGATCCCTGCCCTGACCATAGTGGTCATCAACCTTTTGATCCTGATTGTGGTTCTGTTCAAAATGCtgaggagaggtgtgggggatGTTACTCAGCCAGATGAGAGAAATGCTTTGGTGGTCATCGCCAGGTGTCTGGCCATTCTGACTCCCTTCTTTGGTACTACCTGGGGACTAGGAGTAGGAACCATGACTACACCAAACAATCTAGGAATCCATATTGTGTTTGCAATCTTCAATTCATTACAG GGTTTGTTCATCTTGGTATTTGGAACACTTTTGGACAAAAAG ATCCGGGAAGCTCTGACAGGAAGGTCACAAGTGTCCTCCAACCGCACAAGG TCCACAAGTGCTGCAACATCATCGTCAGGTGGTTTGGGCTTTTTCCGGATACGGAGGAGAA ATGTTTTCAACGTTTCAGCAGCTCCAACATCCAGCACTACTGGTGGATCATAG